The following proteins are encoded in a genomic region of Brachyhypopomus gauderio isolate BG-103 unplaced genomic scaffold, BGAUD_0.2 sc51, whole genome shotgun sequence:
- the dguok gene encoding deoxyguanosine kinase, mitochondrial isoform X1 gives MNAVRRVKRVSIEGNIAVGKSTFAKFLNKAGQNWEVIPEPVTKWQNVEEATSQPVPSPQQTASNLLEMMYQDPKRWSYTFQTFSCMSRLRTQLQPPPSRLLQTTDAVQVYERSVYSDRYIFAQNMFELGCVNSTEWAVYQDWHSFLVEQFGPKVQLEGIIYLRASPQTCMERLKQRGRVEEQGINLQYLESLHMQHDNWLLNKSTKVHFQHLKNLPVLVLDAGLQFEKDLHLQARLIREAATFFSGL, from the exons ATGAATGCAGTAAGACGGGTAAAGAGAGTCTCTATTGAGGGGAATATAG CGGTTGGGAAGTCGACTTTTGCAAAGTTTCTAAATAAGGCTGGACAAAACTGGGAAGTAATACCCGAACCTGTCACCAAATGGCAAAATGTTGAAGAGGCTACCTCACAA CCAGTGCCATCTCCCCAGCAAACGGCCAGCAACCTGTTGGAGATGATGTATCAGGACCCTAAGCGCTGGTCCTACACCTTTCAGACCTTCTCCTGTATGAGCCGTCTGCGTACCCAGCTTCAGCCGCCTCCCTCCAGGTTACTGCAAACCACAGACGCCGTGCAGGTCTACGAACGCTCCGTTTATAGCGATAG GTACATTTTTGCTCAAAATATGTTTGAGCTTGGCTGTGTAAATTCCACAGAGTGGGCTGTGTATCAGGACTGGCATTCCTTTCTTGTTGAGCAGTTTGGTCCTAAGGTACAGCTGGAAGGGATTATATACCTCAGAGCATCTCCACAG ACCTGCATGGAGAGATTGAAGCAGCGGGGTAGAGTGGAGGAACAGGGGATCAATCTCCAGTACCTTGAATCACTGCATATGCAACATGACAACTGGCTCCTAAACAAATCTACAAA AGTTCATTTTCAACATCTGAAGAATCTTCCTGTTTTGGTCCTGGATGCTGGTCTGCAGTTTGAGAAAGATCTTCATTTGCAAGCCAGACTTATTAGAgag GCTGCAACTTTCTTCAGTGGCTTATGA
- the dguok gene encoding deoxyguanosine kinase, mitochondrial isoform X2 produces MNAVRRVKRVSIEGNIAVGKSTFAKFLNKAGQNWEVIPEPVTKWQNVEEATSQTFSCMSRLRTQLQPPPSRLLQTTDAVQVYERSVYSDRYIFAQNMFELGCVNSTEWAVYQDWHSFLVEQFGPKVQLEGIIYLRASPQTCMERLKQRGRVEEQGINLQYLESLHMQHDNWLLNKSTKVHFQHLKNLPVLVLDAGLQFEKDLHLQARLIREAATFFSGL; encoded by the exons ATGAATGCAGTAAGACGGGTAAAGAGAGTCTCTATTGAGGGGAATATAG CGGTTGGGAAGTCGACTTTTGCAAAGTTTCTAAATAAGGCTGGACAAAACTGGGAAGTAATACCCGAACCTGTCACCAAATGGCAAAATGTTGAAGAGGCTACCTCACAA ACCTTCTCCTGTATGAGCCGTCTGCGTACCCAGCTTCAGCCGCCTCCCTCCAGGTTACTGCAAACCACAGACGCCGTGCAGGTCTACGAACGCTCCGTTTATAGCGATAG GTACATTTTTGCTCAAAATATGTTTGAGCTTGGCTGTGTAAATTCCACAGAGTGGGCTGTGTATCAGGACTGGCATTCCTTTCTTGTTGAGCAGTTTGGTCCTAAGGTACAGCTGGAAGGGATTATATACCTCAGAGCATCTCCACAG ACCTGCATGGAGAGATTGAAGCAGCGGGGTAGAGTGGAGGAACAGGGGATCAATCTCCAGTACCTTGAATCACTGCATATGCAACATGACAACTGGCTCCTAAACAAATCTACAAA AGTTCATTTTCAACATCTGAAGAATCTTCCTGTTTTGGTCCTGGATGCTGGTCTGCAGTTTGAGAAAGATCTTCATTTGCAAGCCAGACTTATTAGAgag GCTGCAACTTTCTTCAGTGGCTTATGA
- the mob1a gene encoding MOB kinase activator 1A has protein sequence MSFLFGSRSSKTFKPKKNIPEGSHQYELLKHAEATLGSGNLRAAVMLPEGEDLNEWIAVNTVDFFNQINMLYGTITEFCTETSCSVMSAGPRYEYHWADGTNIKKPIKCSAPKYIDYLMTWVQDQLDDETLFPSKIGVPFPKNFMSVAKTILKRLFRVYAHIYHQHFDSVMQLQEEAHLNTSFKHFIFFVQEFNLIDRRELAPLQDLIEKLGTKDR, from the exons ATGAGTTTCCTATT TGGGAGTCGGTCTTCGAAGACATTCAagccaaagaaaaacattcCTGAGGGGTCTCACCAGTATGAGCTTTTGAAGCATGCTGAAGCTACATTGGGAAGTGGAAACCTTCGAGCTGCGGTTATGCTACCAGAAGGGGAGGACCTGAATGAATGGATAGCTGTGAATA CTGTGGACTTCTTCAACCAGATCAACATGCTCTATGGTACAATTACTGAATTCTGCACTGAGACCAGCTGCTCCGTCATGTCTGCAGGGCCCAG GTATGAATATCACTGGGCTGATGGCACCAATATAAAGAAGCCAATCAAATGCTCAGCTCCCAAATACATTGATTACCTGATGACTTGGGTTCAGGACCAGCTAGATGATGAAACCCTCTTCCCTTCCAAAATTG GTGTGCCTTTCCCAAAGAACTTCATGTCGGTGGCTAAGACCATTCTGAAGCGCCTGTTCAGAGTCTATGCCCATATTTATCATCAGCACTTTGACTCTGTCATGCAGTTGCAGGAAGAGGCCCATCTCAACACTTCCTTCAAGCATTTCATcttctttgtgcag GAGTTCAACCTGATTGACCGCAGAGAGCTGGCTCCTCTGCAGGACCTCATTGAGAAGCTGGGTACCAAGGACAGATAG